One Megalops cyprinoides isolate fMegCyp1 chromosome 4, fMegCyp1.pri, whole genome shotgun sequence genomic window carries:
- the morc2 gene encoding ATPase MORC2 isoform X1 — protein MAFSNYSSLNRAQLTFEYLHTNSTTHEFLFGALAELVDNARDANATRIDIYTEKRPELRGGYMLCFLDDGTGMDPNEATHVIQFGKSSKRSPESTHIGQYGNGLKSGSMRIGKDFILFTKKENMLTCLFLSRTFHEEEGLDEVIVPLPTWDNQNKQPVTQDPEKFAIETELIYKYSPFKTEAQLMEQFQKIEGQSGTLVIIYNLKLMDTTAPELDVETDHKDILMAGTPPEGVKPERRSFRAYAAVLYIDPRMRIFIQGHKVRTKRLSCCLYKPRVYKYTSTRFKTRAEQEVKRADHLAKIAEEKAREAESKSLALEMKLGGDLSREARAMLRKAQESAMMLRREADMKKKIHETKQRALKEPKELSFIFGVNIDQRELDGMFVYNCSRLIKMYEKVGPQLEGGMACGGVVGVVDVPYLVLEPTHNKQDFADAKEYRHLLKAMGEHLAQYWKDVSIAQKGIVKFWDEFGYLSANWNQPPSNELRYKRRRAMEIPVTIQCDKCLKWRTLPFQLDAVDKRYPDSWVCLMNPDSTQDRCDAPEQKQNLPVGVLRKDIKSSEDKEKELSEKIRQQQEKLEALQATRASERTMRPRSPPLPAMIKNAPNRPPLSKPPPLSRKPSTPTRTAKLPATPPQPPPVQREDPPVRGRALTVSKPQPAPLKVAPSVRTPAARSPAHAPSRGAASRSPRSSAKQTPSTSSQRKRVPEKESSEEEEDEEEEEEEDEEEEEESEEEGEEDEPQPKKSKMASMAEERGKAAVKKLPAKQGRVTENVPDPHRRTLPSPVSSKEKKEMVQQSSGIKALVAANAPQSTKAALSASAPSWSAAPQLSKQAVLKITDGKGEEDAGKYLKDAQKDKGLLVEVKVNKEWFTGRVAAVEASKQSVRWKVKFDYVPTTTTPRDRWVFKGSDEVRLMRPPSPVSQSPDTQEEAEAERAPARMEPDTTQPGTSREVTDSLVVMMRTFLRYFFPPDFRIPKEDVNTMTAEELVAFPMKEYFQQYELGLQSLCNSYQSRADARARAVEEKSNSAEARLRESEEKLQKLRTNIVALLQKVQEDIDINTDDELDAYIEDLLTKGD, from the exons AGAAGAGACCAGAGCTCCGAGGTGGTTACATGTTGTGTTTCCTTGACGATGGGACTGGAATGGATCCCA ATGAAGCAACCCATGTAATCCAGTTTGGGAAATCTAGCAAGAGGTCCCCTGAGTCAACGCACATTGGGCAGTATGGCAATGGGCTGAAATC GGGATCCATGCGGATAGGGAAGGATTTCATTCTTTTTACCAAGAAGGAAAACATGTTgacctgcctgtttctgtctcGGACGTTTCACGAGGAGGAAGGTTTAGACGAA GTTATTGTGCCACTTCCTACCTGGGACAACCAAAACAAGCAACCAGTCACTCAAGACCCAGAGAAGTTTGCCATCGAGACAGAGCTGATCTACAAATACTCGCCCTTCAAAACAGAAGCTCAGCTCATGGAGCAGTTCCAGAAGATTGAAGGGCAGAGTG GGACTCTGGTCATCATCTATAATCTGAAGTTGATGGACACTACAGCACCAGAGCTGGATGTGGAGACTGACCACAAGGACATCCTGATGGCTGGGACACCCCCAGAGGGAGT GAAACCGGAGCGCAGATCATTCCGGGCCTATGCTGCTGTcctttacattgatcccaggaTGAGGATCTTCATCCAGGGTCACAAAGTACGCACCAAGAGACTCTCCTGCTGTCTTTACAAGCCAAG GGTCTACAAGTATACTTCCACACGTTTCAAAACCCGGGCCGAGCAGGAAGTGAAGAGGGCAGACCACCTTGCCAAAATAG CTGAGGAGAAGgcgagagaggcagagagcaaaaGTTTAGCCTTGGAGATGAAGCTGGGAGGTGACCTTTCGAGAGAGGCACGG GCCATGCTCCGGAAAGCTCAGGAGTCGGCCATGATGCTGCGTCGAGAGGCAGACATGAAGAAGAAGATCCACGAGACCAAACAGAG AGCCCTGAAGGAGCCCAAGGAGCTGAGCTTCATATTTGGGGTGAACATCGATCAGCGGGAGCTGGATGGCATGTTTGTGTACAACTGCAGCCGACTCATCAAGATGTATGAGAAAGTAGGCCCCCAGCTGGAGGGAGGCAT gGCTTGTGGGGGTGTGGTCGGGGTTGTGGACGTGCCTTACCTGGTCCTGGAGCCTACACACAACAAGCAGGACTTTGCAGATGCCAAAGAGTACCGTCACCTTCTGAAGGCCATGGGCGAACATTTGGCACAGTACTGGAAAGATGTGTCCATTG CCCAGAAGGGGATTGTCAAGTTTTGGGATGAGTTTGGTTATTTGTCAGCCAACTGGAACCAGCCTCCTTCCAATGAACTGCGTTATAAGAGGCGCCGAGCCATGGAGATACCTGTCACCATCCAGTGTG ACAAGTGCCTGAAGTGGCGCACTCTCCCTTTCCAATTGGATGCCGTGGACAAGAGGTACCCTGACAGCTGGGTCTGTCTCATGAACCCCGACAGTACACAGGACAG ATGTGATGCTCCTGAGCAGAAGCAGAATCTGCCCGTGGGCGTCCTGCGCAAAGATATCAAGTCCTCAGAGGATAAAGAGAAGGAGCTGTCGGAGAAGATCAGGCAACAGCAGGAGAAACTGGAGGCCCTGCAG GCTACCCGAGCATCAGAAAGGACAATGCGACCCCGCTCCCCACCGCTTCCGGCCATGATCAAGAATGCGCCAAATCGCCCACCCCTCTCCAAACCCCCACCTTTGAGCAGGAAACCTAGCACCCCAACACGGACAGCCAAACTCCCCGccacccctccccaacccccacctgTTCAAAGGGAGGATCCACCTGTCAGAGGAAGAGCCTTGACTGTCAGCAAGCCTCAGCCAGCTCCCCTCAAAGTGGCTCCAAGCGTGAGAACCCCAGCAGCCAGATCTCCTGCCCACGCCCCCAGCAGAGGAGCAGCTAGCCGTAGCCCACGG AGCTCAGCAAAGCAGACCCCTTCAACAAGCAGCCAACGCAAGAGGGTTCCTGAAAAGGAAAGTagtgaagaagaggaggatgaggaggaagaggaggaggaggatgaagaggaggaggaggaaagtgaagaggagggagaagaagatGAGCCACAGCCCAAGAAATCCAAAATGGCATCAATGGCAGAGGAACGGGGCAAGGCTGCTGTGAAGAAGCTACCTGCAAAGCaagggagagtgacagag AATGTTCCAGACCCACACCGCAGAACCCTCCCTTCCCCTGTCAGCAgcaaggagaaaaaggagatgGTGCAGCAGAGCTCTGGGATAAAGGCACTGGTGGCTGCAAATGCGCCCCAGTCAACCAAGGCAGCGCTGAGTGCATCTGCACCCAGCTGGTCTGCTGCCCCACAGCTCAGCAAACAGGCAGTGCTGAAG ATCACAGATGGCAAAGGAGAGGAGGATGCAGGGAAGTACCTGAAGGATGCCCAGAAAG ACAAAGGGCTGCTGGTGGAGGTGAAGGTGAACAAGGAGTGGTTCACTGGCCGGGTGGCAGCTGTCGAGGCCAGTAAGCAGAGCGTTCGCTGGAAGGTTAAATTTGACTATGTTCCCACCACAACCACACCTCGTGACAGATG GGTGTTTAAGGGCAGCGATGAAGTGCGGTTGATGCGCCCCCCATCTCCCGTGTCCCAGAGCCCCGACACccaggaggaggcagaggcgGAAAGAGCACCAGCCCGCATGGAACCTGACACTACACAGCCTGGCACCAGTCGTGAGGTCACTGACAGTCTGGTCGTCATGATGAG GACATTCTTGCGCTACTTTTTCCCTCCTGATTTCCGAATCCCCAAGGAAGACGTGAATACCATGACTGCTGAAGAGCTGGTGGCATTTCCGATG AAAGAGTACTTCCAGCAGTATGAGCTGGGCCTGCAGAGTCTGTGTAACTCCTACCAGAGCCGAGCTGACGCCCGAGCCCGTGCAGTAGAAGAGAAGAGCAACAGTGCAGAGGCTCGGCTACGCGAGTCAGAGGAAAAGCTTCAGAAGCTGCGTACCAACATCGTGGCCCTACTGCAAAAAGTCCAAGAG GACATTGATATCAACACAGATGATGAACTGGACGCCTACATTGAGGACTTACTCACCAAAGGGGACTAA
- the morc2 gene encoding ATPase MORC2 isoform X2 yields the protein MAFSNYSSLNRAQLTFEYLHTNSTTHEFLFGALAELVDNARDANATRIDIYTEKRPELRGGYMLCFLDDGTGMDPNEATHVIQFGKSSKRSPESTHIGQYGNGLKSGSMRIGKDFILFTKKENMLTCLFLSRTFHEEEGLDEVIVPLPTWDNQNKQPVTQDPEKFAIETELIYKYSPFKTEAQLMEQFQKIEGQSGTLVIIYNLKLMDTTAPELDVETDHKDILMAGTPPEGVKPERRSFRAYAAVLYIDPRMRIFIQGHKVRTKRLSCCLYKPRVYKYTSTRFKTRAEQEVKRADHLAKIAEEKAREAESKSLALEMKLGGDLSREARAMLRKAQESAMMLRREADMKKKIHETKQRALKEPKELSFIFGVNIDQRELDGMFVYNCSRLIKMYEKVGPQLEGGMACGGVVGVVDVPYLVLEPTHNKQDFADAKEYRHLLKAMGEHLAQYWKDVSIAQKGIVKFWDEFGYLSANWNQPPSNELRYKRRRAMEIPVTIQCDKCLKWRTLPFQLDAVDKRYPDSWVCLMNPDSTQDRCDAPEQKQNLPVGVLRKDIKSSEDKEKELSEKIRQQQEKLEALQATRASERTMRPRSPPLPAMIKNAPNRPPLSKPPPLSRKPSTPTRTAKLPATPPQPPPVQREDPPVRGRALTVSKPQPAPLKVAPSVRTPAARSPAHAPSRGAASRSPRSSAKQTPSTSSQRKRVPEKESSEEEEDEEEEEEEDEEEEEESEEEGEEDEPQPKKSKMASMAEERGKAAVKKLPAKQGRVTEITDGKGEEDAGKYLKDAQKDKGLLVEVKVNKEWFTGRVAAVEASKQSVRWKVKFDYVPTTTTPRDRWVFKGSDEVRLMRPPSPVSQSPDTQEEAEAERAPARMEPDTTQPGTSREVTDSLVVMMRTFLRYFFPPDFRIPKEDVNTMTAEELVAFPMKEYFQQYELGLQSLCNSYQSRADARARAVEEKSNSAEARLRESEEKLQKLRTNIVALLQKVQEDIDINTDDELDAYIEDLLTKGD from the exons AGAAGAGACCAGAGCTCCGAGGTGGTTACATGTTGTGTTTCCTTGACGATGGGACTGGAATGGATCCCA ATGAAGCAACCCATGTAATCCAGTTTGGGAAATCTAGCAAGAGGTCCCCTGAGTCAACGCACATTGGGCAGTATGGCAATGGGCTGAAATC GGGATCCATGCGGATAGGGAAGGATTTCATTCTTTTTACCAAGAAGGAAAACATGTTgacctgcctgtttctgtctcGGACGTTTCACGAGGAGGAAGGTTTAGACGAA GTTATTGTGCCACTTCCTACCTGGGACAACCAAAACAAGCAACCAGTCACTCAAGACCCAGAGAAGTTTGCCATCGAGACAGAGCTGATCTACAAATACTCGCCCTTCAAAACAGAAGCTCAGCTCATGGAGCAGTTCCAGAAGATTGAAGGGCAGAGTG GGACTCTGGTCATCATCTATAATCTGAAGTTGATGGACACTACAGCACCAGAGCTGGATGTGGAGACTGACCACAAGGACATCCTGATGGCTGGGACACCCCCAGAGGGAGT GAAACCGGAGCGCAGATCATTCCGGGCCTATGCTGCTGTcctttacattgatcccaggaTGAGGATCTTCATCCAGGGTCACAAAGTACGCACCAAGAGACTCTCCTGCTGTCTTTACAAGCCAAG GGTCTACAAGTATACTTCCACACGTTTCAAAACCCGGGCCGAGCAGGAAGTGAAGAGGGCAGACCACCTTGCCAAAATAG CTGAGGAGAAGgcgagagaggcagagagcaaaaGTTTAGCCTTGGAGATGAAGCTGGGAGGTGACCTTTCGAGAGAGGCACGG GCCATGCTCCGGAAAGCTCAGGAGTCGGCCATGATGCTGCGTCGAGAGGCAGACATGAAGAAGAAGATCCACGAGACCAAACAGAG AGCCCTGAAGGAGCCCAAGGAGCTGAGCTTCATATTTGGGGTGAACATCGATCAGCGGGAGCTGGATGGCATGTTTGTGTACAACTGCAGCCGACTCATCAAGATGTATGAGAAAGTAGGCCCCCAGCTGGAGGGAGGCAT gGCTTGTGGGGGTGTGGTCGGGGTTGTGGACGTGCCTTACCTGGTCCTGGAGCCTACACACAACAAGCAGGACTTTGCAGATGCCAAAGAGTACCGTCACCTTCTGAAGGCCATGGGCGAACATTTGGCACAGTACTGGAAAGATGTGTCCATTG CCCAGAAGGGGATTGTCAAGTTTTGGGATGAGTTTGGTTATTTGTCAGCCAACTGGAACCAGCCTCCTTCCAATGAACTGCGTTATAAGAGGCGCCGAGCCATGGAGATACCTGTCACCATCCAGTGTG ACAAGTGCCTGAAGTGGCGCACTCTCCCTTTCCAATTGGATGCCGTGGACAAGAGGTACCCTGACAGCTGGGTCTGTCTCATGAACCCCGACAGTACACAGGACAG ATGTGATGCTCCTGAGCAGAAGCAGAATCTGCCCGTGGGCGTCCTGCGCAAAGATATCAAGTCCTCAGAGGATAAAGAGAAGGAGCTGTCGGAGAAGATCAGGCAACAGCAGGAGAAACTGGAGGCCCTGCAG GCTACCCGAGCATCAGAAAGGACAATGCGACCCCGCTCCCCACCGCTTCCGGCCATGATCAAGAATGCGCCAAATCGCCCACCCCTCTCCAAACCCCCACCTTTGAGCAGGAAACCTAGCACCCCAACACGGACAGCCAAACTCCCCGccacccctccccaacccccacctgTTCAAAGGGAGGATCCACCTGTCAGAGGAAGAGCCTTGACTGTCAGCAAGCCTCAGCCAGCTCCCCTCAAAGTGGCTCCAAGCGTGAGAACCCCAGCAGCCAGATCTCCTGCCCACGCCCCCAGCAGAGGAGCAGCTAGCCGTAGCCCACGG AGCTCAGCAAAGCAGACCCCTTCAACAAGCAGCCAACGCAAGAGGGTTCCTGAAAAGGAAAGTagtgaagaagaggaggatgaggaggaagaggaggaggaggatgaagaggaggaggaggaaagtgaagaggagggagaagaagatGAGCCACAGCCCAAGAAATCCAAAATGGCATCAATGGCAGAGGAACGGGGCAAGGCTGCTGTGAAGAAGCTACCTGCAAAGCaagggagagtgacagag ATCACAGATGGCAAAGGAGAGGAGGATGCAGGGAAGTACCTGAAGGATGCCCAGAAAG ACAAAGGGCTGCTGGTGGAGGTGAAGGTGAACAAGGAGTGGTTCACTGGCCGGGTGGCAGCTGTCGAGGCCAGTAAGCAGAGCGTTCGCTGGAAGGTTAAATTTGACTATGTTCCCACCACAACCACACCTCGTGACAGATG GGTGTTTAAGGGCAGCGATGAAGTGCGGTTGATGCGCCCCCCATCTCCCGTGTCCCAGAGCCCCGACACccaggaggaggcagaggcgGAAAGAGCACCAGCCCGCATGGAACCTGACACTACACAGCCTGGCACCAGTCGTGAGGTCACTGACAGTCTGGTCGTCATGATGAG GACATTCTTGCGCTACTTTTTCCCTCCTGATTTCCGAATCCCCAAGGAAGACGTGAATACCATGACTGCTGAAGAGCTGGTGGCATTTCCGATG AAAGAGTACTTCCAGCAGTATGAGCTGGGCCTGCAGAGTCTGTGTAACTCCTACCAGAGCCGAGCTGACGCCCGAGCCCGTGCAGTAGAAGAGAAGAGCAACAGTGCAGAGGCTCGGCTACGCGAGTCAGAGGAAAAGCTTCAGAAGCTGCGTACCAACATCGTGGCCCTACTGCAAAAAGTCCAAGAG GACATTGATATCAACACAGATGATGAACTGGACGCCTACATTGAGGACTTACTCACCAAAGGGGACTAA